The Bacillota bacterium genome contains the following window.
TAGCTCACCATGGAATCGAGCCCGCCCCCACTCTGCATAGTAAACAGGAGAAGCTCTTGTGCTACCGCCTCATGGGTATTGGGGATTACCTCATAGGCCTTGTCGTCCCCGTGCAGGGCGCAATTGACTTCCCGGATGAGGTTCGCAACCGAGGTCGAGTTGCTTACTTTGTCGAGAGAGTCCATCTCACCCTGTAGCTTTAGCATTCGATTAAGAATGGCCGGGTCCTTGATGCCGTCCTCACGCCCTGAATCGACCACAACAGAGAGCCTCATCGTGCCCCCGAAATCTCTCTCGACTATGTCGGTCCCCTTGACCACAGGGCTATCCTTCCTGAAATACTGCATTATGTTGGTCTCGATGTGTACCTTGGGAATACCGACAGCAAACACGACCAGAACCACTATCGCCCCGGATATGATGGCCCGCGGCCGGCTGGTGACCAGCCGGGCCGTTGCCTCGAGAATAGCCTTAAGCCCGAAGCCGCCAGCGGCCTCCTTGTGAGCATGCCCCGGTACGCGACTGGCAGCCCCTTGTGCCGGAAGAGCCCGGGTATGCACACCGGGCGAGGGAAAACAGATGGCAAGGCACGACGGGATCAAGGTCAGGGAGATTACCATATTGAGCATAATGCCTATCGCTGCAAAGATACCGAATTCCTTTACCGGGGGAACAAACGAGGACACTAGCGACCCGAAACCCACTGCCGTGGTGAGAGATGTCATCAATATGGGATTGGTGAGCTCCACTACCACATCAGCAATGGCTATGTCGGGTTGGAGCCCCTTGTTCACCTCCTCGTGGAACCGGTTGAGGATATGGATGCCGGCTGCGCTGCCCATTGCTATCAGGATAATGGGAAGGATCATTGAAACCATGGTGATGTTGTAGCCGAGAGCGGCCATGAGTCCCACAGTCCACACTATGCTGGTGATCACGCTGGCGAGGAGCACCAAGACGTCCAGCAGGCTCCGGAAGCTCAGGTAAAGCGCCAGGACTATCGCAGCCAGGACCAAGGGGAAGAGAAAACGCAGGTCACCTCGCATGTTCTTTGAGGCCCAATAACCCATGTAGGCCTCCCCTACCACATAAATTTCCTCCGGCCCCTTCTCCCGGTTGGCCAGGGTCTCCACTTCCTGGGCAAGTATCTCTGCCCTCTTTGTGGCTATGATCCCAGGCTCCAGGGTCACGATAATCGCCATGGCCCGGCCGTTAGAGGCCACCAGAGACGC
Protein-coding sequences here:
- a CDS encoding RND family transporter, producing MRNLAQWIVRRPRVVIAILVTITVGFAVYIPRIRFVTNTKDLAPENDPIIKELEETIEEFGSQEIMMVVLKGDIFTRNALVKVDRLTTEISRLHGVKKVMSPLNVDLIKGSELGIEIQPIVDSLPETPEEIRAFRERLEDSQQGASLVASNGRAMAIIVTLEPGIIATKRAEILAQEVETLANREKGPEEIYVVGEAYMGYWASKNMRGDLRFLFPLVLAAIVLALYLSFRSLLDVLVLLASVITSIVWTVGLMAALGYNITMVSMILPIILIAMGSAAGIHILNRFHEEVNKGLQPDIAIADVVVELTNPILMTSLTTAVGFGSLVSSFVPPVKEFGIFAAIGIMLNMVISLTLIPSCLAICFPSPGVHTRALPAQGAASRVPGHAHKEAAGGFGLKAILEATARLVTSRPRAIISGAIVVLVVFAVGIPKVHIETNIMQYFRKDSPVVKGTDIVERDFGGTMRLSVVVDSGREDGIKDPAILNRMLKLQGEMDSLDKVSNSTSVANLIREVNCALHGDDKAYEVIPNTHEAVAQELLLFTMQSGGGLDSMVSYDFRKALITASLANVPTSQLKGIIDSAENLVKREFDGTGATAKVVGLPKIMMRLMDRFMDSQLKSLFWSMLGVWVVVSIIMGSVFLGSLCLIPLVLTVVINFGVMGYMGIPLDVVTMMIAGICIGIGIDYSIHLISRYRLELSSGIDKREAIMSAVGSTGRGIFFNAATMAIGFGLLIFSSFHAISVFGALVAGTMATSSLGALIVLPSVLRLLGERQVLGKRAYSRLRETTGPVAARGS